In Phaseolus vulgaris cultivar G19833 chromosome 7, P. vulgaris v2.0, whole genome shotgun sequence, the genomic stretch AGGcgcttgttagtcccactctcaataacacaaaggggagttgtgcaacTCCTACAACATCAGGGGAGAATGTCATTGGCCAGATGAGCcaatgtgagctactggtagagGGCGACATGGTTCCTAAGAGGGTGGCcattggaaaagtctatcaagaggtcaccaccttacataacgttcctatCTAAGGTAACAAGTGAAAGAGTACGAgtacctgatgctcgtgttccattACCTTTAGATGAGGTAAcaactgtggccgatgcatttcagacattcatAGTCTGGCCCAGACACCTCATTCGAATTATGCCAGAACCTCcggtaataatttcatttcattatattaatttgtatttatatattacatctaatttgatacaaatgttctttattttgtagaaacctcGTTGGAAACCTAGTTCGAAAAGGAAGCATGAGGTTTCGATTGATGATCCTATAACTTCCTTAGCTGTAGTTGCTAAACAGATTGATTGAGTTGAGACCCTCTGGAAGTTCCATGGGATGATacgtttttttaaataaacactGAGCTGCCATTGTACATATACATGTCAAATTTGTTAGAATTTGTAGTTGTGGATCAagagctcaatataaatataattcaattttttatgatgtaagtatctttacctatatttcattttactttatgttaaattaacattgattatgctttaactaataacttgtaggtttttggaTAGTGTCtatatcactgaggggaaggaaaatgtgtatggattcttagatcccgcatatactaatcccactAGAACAAAGGCAAATGAAAACTaatcatacatcactaacaccctggaaaaagagggaaaagaaatttatttatgcccttatattaatgagtaagtttaattatatgttgtcaattattactattttatgttttaaatatttactaactcttttcatggatgatatatgGGTCATTAgtagttacttgtcttatcaatggttgataaaaTTGTTGTGTGGTTTtattccctacacaagaagtcATCCACAAGTCTTAAGAATATCATTAATAGgtaagtacactataaacttaacttcgtatgttactaattaaacATCTACTAACacggttttttgtattaatcagTTCATGGcatggatataacatcctaaaaggtcgatctagttaaaattttcaaaatctaaaCTAGATAAAACTAAAggtttgtaaatttttttctttctcttttcattgtttatcaatattaacttttactttttattgaattatagtgtaataaacaaccaggaagctatgagtgtgactattacattatgcaatggatggttaccattgtaagactagACCTTAAAAGTGATTGACATGAGGTAACATGatagtaaattatttttataattctttaccatatatgtatcttaaaactaatttatgtcaactatatTTTGAAATGCAGTTCTTCACGGATGAGCAACCAATGTCTTCGAAAACCATATcatatgtgagacattcttggtccacatatttcctaaatttttataactctaggttAGTTGATGAATAGTGTAGGAATTAGATAGATAAAGATAtattattagtgtttgtaatacatttttatcaatatagaaaaaattgattctatgaatttatgtatttgtctgaCTTGGTTATAATTGAACATGCCAATTTAGATGGGTATAAGCATTAAACAGATTGtactaaaaaaaacatatacaaCAACGATTATTTACCATAGCTGCATTCTTAAATTCAGCGCAaagatttataaatgcggttaTGATAAATAGTCACATTCGTAAATGTATTACTCCTCACTCTTAAAAGATCATTCATAACCATATAAGAATGTGactatttaccatagccgcatttataaatctcATTTACGAACGCAGTTAAATAGCCGCCTTCTTATGTGTTGGATTTAAGACTACATATAAACTAAATGCGGTTATATAGccatagtttaaaaaataaaaataaaaatgacggttacatatttatttgacaccactaaaacaaaaaatatatttatttgacataaagacaaaatatattatttcacaTCACTAAGagacaaaatatttatttaatttttaatataaaattagaatatattattaaaattggtTGTTAGGTGGGAGTATTATTTTAGGGgtgtgaaaataattttttgatttaTACAAGAAACTGGTGACAAGTTAAAAGGTCTATTCTGTTTTTACGTCAAACCAAATATTGGATTTTAATTGgctcttttatatatatatatatatatatatatatatatatatatatatatatatatttgtttattttgtctAACATCCAACAAAATATTAGGATGCAATTAATATGCATCTATTTTGGAAGTACTTGATttcattacaattttataattagAAGGCATGTTAATGAATTAAAAGACGaatttatatgaaataaaattcaaattcaaaacttCAAACCAAATAAACACTTAGCAGGAGTTAGTTATTTTCACGGTTCACCTTTGGCAAAAGAGGAAACAATAAGGTGTTTGGTCCAGCAATCAGTATTTTTTTGAAACGGGTAACTTTAACTTGATTATCTTATCTTTTTCACTTTAGTATAAAGGGAAAATGCATTTATCCCCACTTCACAAATCCTGTAAAGTCCAAAATGTGTAGAGTATCGCAGTACGACACTATAAAAATGTCAAAAACTGAAGCAGAGCAACACAAGTAAAGAATCATTTACTTTCTTCACACACTTCGGGGTTTTCACACTCTTAATTTACCGTGatgatatttaaatttgtggtaATTTGAATAAGGTTTTTCTAAGGAGTAGCATTGATTAAAGAATTAATAAAGAATGAGATGTAAGAGAGAATTAAGAGTGAGTGTGTATGAAGGGGACCAGTGGACCACAGAACAAAAAGAGAGAGCGAAGGCAATCTAAAGCAGAATGAGATGAGTAGTTCAGTAGTTGTAGTTTGAATGAGTAATAAGTTGATTTTGTGAAGGAGAAAAGAAAAGCAGAGGAAGAGCacaaaagaggaaaaaaagtGAGAAGGGATTGTTTCCCGTGAGTTTAGAGTTTCAAAGGTGTGTGCGTAAGCAAGATTGCAATTATAAGTTTGTGTCGGTGCAAAAGCCACACGAGAGTAGCGTTTCATGCTTCATCATCATCACTTCCACACCACATACCCTCTTCTGTCACCCCACTTTTCTCTTCACctttttcaccaacaacaaTTTTCACATACCCTCTTACACAGCAGATCAAACACAAATAATTCACCAAAATATTTACCTGGGACCACTTTTAGTTCCAAACACAAACCCAGCTTCCAATTCCAAACAGACACTTGGTAACTTTGCCACACCCATAATACAATCTTTGAGCCTCAAATACCAATTTTAATCAGACTGTACTCATATTTTTCAAACACAATTTAACAgatactatttttatattttcaaccAATTTGGAGGACCACTATctccttcaaatcttcaatGTCATCATGCTGGTAGTTCTGCCCTCAATTTCTATTTAAACCTTGCacaacaaattatatatatatatatatttaaaattcatttgaAAACACAAGAAGATTATATATAGTATTCTATCGACTGTTAATGATTAATTTCATGGaatgataattaaaaataatgcatAAACAAATGGATTGTCCGTCCCGGCCCGGTTTCATGAATTTAATGATGGGCGGGCCAGGTTTGTCCAGGTTGAAGTTGTGGACTGTTGGAGAAGGTTGATCCAAAAGAATGTGGCTATTGCTACGCTAATTCTGGCTGCACCCGATCCCGATCAATTTGAATGGGCACACAATCATGTTTGTGAAAATACTAAAATGTGTTTAatgaaatttgtgaaaataaaaaaatgtcattaatgaaattgaaattaggTTAAGGGAAAGATTTGCACCCAATCACAACACTTTTTCGTGTAGCAGCCGTCATCGCCACTTTCGTTTTCGCATTGAACGCAGCGGTTAATGTCATCTTACCATTCTTCCGTTCGTATTTCTCCTGCAACTGTTTCCACTGAGAatgctgaaaataaaatatcactTAGCTTCCGGATATAgaaatccataagtcaaaaaataTGTTTCCACATGTCCACATCCAGAACATAGTTAACTATTTCGGATATGTACATCCGAAATTCAAAACCCAATTCTAGATATGTACATCCAAAATACAAAACCTAATTTCTAATAATAATATCCGTAACACATTTCTTTACTATGAACATAGGTGTTCGGAAACTTCAACttcaaatattaattacttACGAATATTTATatccaaaatatttaaaaaaacaaatatataatacattttataaaGTTCGTCTGATGCAGCAAACAATTTATTTGGGTGCAGAAGTAATTGTAGTCTTGATTCCTCACGTACGAATTGCGACCTGCACCCAATCATTGTAaggaaaagataaaattatccTCTAGGTTTTGGCTTTTGGCTTTTTTTCTTCGTCTTAGTTGCATTTTCTGAAATCACTGTATTTGGTTAAATATTTGTACTTTATCTATGATTTTTGGGACCTCACATTCAGTTGTTGGATAAAGGTAAGATCTAGGAAAGTATAATCTGAAAATCCATTCCAGAATTCTAAATCTAAAAGTTAAAAATCATTCACCGTCTAATCCCATTTTGGAATTCAATTTCCATAAATACATCCAAAAATTCTAGATCTAGAAGTTAAAGAAAACGATCTCATTTTTCTGCAATGATAATAATAGGTGTACCGATAGGCACCGGACGAAAGCACGCGGCCGACCGACCAAACGCATAATAAATGTAAGGATATTTATCTAACAAgataaggtggttaagatacacctccgaagaacAAGGAATACGCATTTAAAGATATATTGATATTTATGTAACAAgataaggtggttaagatacacctccgaagaataaggaatacgcATTTAAAGATATATTCCCCGGGTATTCTGGAGCACGACTGGCAAAgacctatccataaccaccctgagcccaaaggagtagaaagcccattaggtaatcctataaataccgtgctcaagccagagaaaggtacgttctcactcactcactaaaccacacttagaatctcatactcacttgagcgtcggagtgccttcgcaggtaccctcccccgctcgaccgaaggagacaccaagaaggagcgACCGACTGAAGGAGACACCCAGAAGGAACGaccgaaggagaagaagatcgacACGTCAACAATTACactacgtcaaccgaccgtgcctgggccccatctctccacaACAGGTACAATTGGCCCCACGCCATGGCAGAACAGATGATCATGATTCAAACCCTCCAAACTCAGATGGAGGAACTGCGGCAAAAGGGGATGGACGACCGTCGTCAACACGAAGAGGATAGACACCGCCAAGAGGAAGAAATCGCCTTATTGAGAGAGCAGAACACGCGACTCCAGCGACAGGTCGATAATCCTGAACGAGAAGGACAATCCCATGCAACCGACCGAACCGCCTCTCGCATACCTACGCCGGCCGAAACCAATCCTGCTTCCAGAGCTGAAACAGTCGAAAAAAAGTCAAGTAAAAGGGCTCATCCTTTTACAGACGAAATTATCGCTACTCCACTTCCTAACAAATGGAGGGGTCTCACCATAAAACTCTATGACGGCTCAACCGACCCAGATGAGCatttaaatgtttataaaacACAGATGACCTTGTACACCACAGATAACAATGTGTGGTGTAAAGTTTTCCCAACGTCACTACAAGGAGAACCTCTTACTTGGTTTACAGAGTTGCCTCCGAACTCCATCGATGACTTTGACGTCCTAGCCGCAAAATTTTCTACCCAACATGCCACCAGCCGACCGCATCATATGTCTTCCATGTCTCTCCTATCGGTGCAAcaagagaaaggtgaacctcTTAGAACCTTTCTAGACAGGTTCAACAAAGCATGTATGAATATCCGAGGACTCAAACAGGACGTTGCATTACACCATTAGGTCTCGGCCATCCGGCCGGGTCGTTTTGCCGACAGTCTCATCAAGAAACCACCTCAAGACATGGAAGATCTCCGCACTcgagcaaccaaattcatgcaaatcgaAGAACACATCGACTATCACCAACGGTTCAAGGCCGTCGGATCCGGAGTCCTCAAAGATAAAATCCCGAGTAAGGAAAGAGAAATCGAAGCCGAACGGACCGTCCGAACCACTCAGAGGCCCGATCGGAATAGAGGAGGCCGTATGCCCAGATTCAACAGTTACACCCCTTTAATTGTTCCGCGGGGACGAGCCCTAGATGAAGCACTACAAACGGACTTAATCCCGACACTGAAGCGATATCAAACGCCACCGAACGCAGATACCGCTAAGCATTGTCAATATCATCGAAACTTCGGCCACACAACCAAAGGATGTCAGGCGTTGAAGGACAAAATGGAAGAGCTCATCCAGGCTGGCCATTTGCGACAATTCGTCAAGAGGACAAGGAATTCAAGATCCCCACCACGGAGTACCGACCGTCCATCCCGTGGTGTCGACCGGTCATACCATAACGATTACAAACGCCGAACTGACCATAGCCAAGCTTCGCGGAAACGCAGTGAAAGCCCCGTTCGGCGTACACGCGCCCGCAGCACAAGTCCCGACCGAAACGCTCGCCCACGCCAACGAGTTCGcgaagtcatcaacatgattgCTGGACCCGTTACCCTGGGCCAACCGAGCCACGAAGCAAATTATATAGCCGGAGGCTTTGCCGGTGGCGGGTGCTCAAATTCCGCCCGAAAGAAACATCTTCGGGACATCCAGTCCGCTCATGCCACTACGAGGAGGCGTCCACACATACCTCCGATTACTTTCACTGACGACGACTTCACAGCCATAGATCCAACCCAGGACGACCCTATGGTAATCACCGTGGAAATTGACAAGTTCGCAATTGCCAAGACTTTGgtagaccaaggaagctcggtcGACATATTATACTGGGAAATCTTCAAGAAAATGCGCATCCCAGAAGCAGACATTCAACCCTATAACGAACAAATTGTAGGGTTCTCAAGCGAACGGGTCGACACTAAGGGGTATATAGACTTATATACAACCTTTGGTGAAGAAGACGGTCTCCACAAAACAATAAACGTACGATATCTTCTGGTTAACGCCCAGACTTCCTACAACATCTTGCTCGGTCGTCCGTCCATCAACAGGTTAAAAGCCATTGTTTCCACCCCACACTTAGCTATGAAATTCCCTTCGGCAAATAACGACATTGCAACAATCCATGTCGATCAAAAAACCGCTAGAGAATGTTATGTCGCAAGTTTGAAAAATGAGCCAACTCGACGGCTCTACACAACCAATCCGGACGACCGACTCCCGCAAAAAAGAGGATGATCCCCGACCCGACATTCCGGACGATGCATGTCCCGTCGACAAATGATAGCCCTTGTTGATCTCGACCCTCGTATGGACGATCCCCGTATGGAGGCAGGAGAAGACTTGCATCTGTTCCCCCTTTGTGATGATCGCCACGCTACACATATCGGCACTTCACTAAAGTCGGACGACCGAATGGCCTTTGGCACGACACTTGTTAAAAATGCCGACCTGTTCGCATGGACGGCCGCTGACTTGCCTGGCGTAGACCCACAGGTAATCACTCACCGATTATCATTGTATAAAGAAGCTAGGCCAATAgccaaaaagaaaagacatctaGGCGAAGAACGACGCCAAGCCGCACGTGACGAAGCCGATAAATTGTTACAAGCTGGATTCATTCGGAAAGCCCGCTACACcacatggctagccaacgtggtTATGGTAAAGAAAGCGAACGGAAAATGGCGAATGTGCATTActcttatttatgcctcgttcgacatcagaattatcattactttaacgtaatcggaattatttatgcctcgttcggcaccagaattatcattactttaacgtaatccgaattatttatgcctcgttcggcatcagaattatcattaacgtaatcagaattatttatgtctCGTTCGACATCAGAATcattaatgtaatcagaattatttatgcctcgttcggcatcagaattatcattactttaacgtaatcggaat encodes the following:
- the LOC137829382 gene encoding uncharacterized protein: MEDLRTRATKFMQIEEHIDYHQRFKAVGSGVLKDKIPSKEREIEAERTVRTTQRPDRNRGGRMPRFNSYTPLIVPRGRALDEALQTDLIPTLKRYQTPPNADTAKHCQYHRNFGHTTKGCQALKDKMEELIQAGHLRQFVKRTRNSRSPPRSTDRPSRGVDRSYHNDYKRRTDHSQASRKRSESPVRRTRARSTSPDRNARPRQRVREVINMIAGPVTLGQPSHEANYIAGGFAGGGCSNSARKKHLRDIQSAHATTRRRPHIPPITFTDDDFTAIDPTQDDPMVITVEIDKFAIAKTLVDQGSSVDILYWEIFKKMRIPEADIQPYNEQIVGFSSERVDTKGVLVLVVRKKTYPVVEELLQIPIFQHILPLVMNDTIASTLKLHSPSPSSSPSPSFRFRR